The proteins below come from a single Edaphobacter acidisoli genomic window:
- a CDS encoding proline--tRNA ligase — protein sequence MHRWSQLFIPTLREAPADAEVASHKLLLRAGYVRQLGAGIYSYLFLGNRSVNKIIAIVREEMDAIGQEFLLPALNPKEVWEASGRWTGMGDNMFRLKDRKGAELCLAMTHEEIMTDIARKELRSYKQLPQIWYQIQTKFRDEPRPKSGLLRVRQFIMKDSYSFDIDETGLDESYRKHDAAYRRIFSRCGLQFVAVEADSGAMGGSASQEFMVYTDAGEDLIASSVSGYAANLEKATSQLTPVTEMEPTGDGTPELVHTPGKAAIADVAEFFKISPASDIKTVAYMGQTKTADGKTVEQPVIAFLRGDHFVNETKLCAVAGVSELRPMVAEELALYFEGPAGYLGPIGLKVLPAAKGDPRATTVILDKGLEGRKNMVAGANKLDYHFRNVAPGRDFTWTAIADIRNVNEGEPCPISGQPLKVAKAVEIGHIFKLGRKYTQSMGASVLNRDGKEVTPIMGSYGIGIERILTAAIESSAAASAGASYALHPAIAPFQVVVTITNVGDAALREAGEKVAAALESAGVDVLLDDRDERAGVKFKDADLVGIPYRINIGRGVAEGKVEFVDRLQNQTSDLALDNVAREVAAKVTSALHNPVAGM from the coding sequence GAGATGGACGCGATCGGCCAGGAGTTCCTCCTCCCTGCTCTGAACCCTAAAGAGGTGTGGGAGGCCAGCGGACGCTGGACCGGCATGGGCGACAACATGTTTCGCCTGAAGGACCGCAAAGGCGCAGAGCTTTGCCTGGCCATGACCCACGAAGAGATCATGACCGACATCGCCCGCAAGGAGCTGCGCAGCTACAAGCAGCTTCCGCAGATCTGGTATCAGATTCAGACGAAGTTCCGCGACGAGCCGCGGCCAAAGTCGGGCCTGCTGCGCGTGCGGCAGTTCATCATGAAGGACAGCTACTCGTTCGACATCGATGAGACCGGTCTCGACGAGAGCTACCGCAAGCACGACGCGGCGTACCGCCGCATCTTCTCGCGCTGCGGCCTGCAGTTTGTCGCGGTCGAAGCGGACTCCGGCGCAATGGGCGGCTCGGCCTCGCAGGAGTTCATGGTCTACACCGACGCGGGCGAAGACCTCATCGCATCAAGCGTCTCTGGCTACGCGGCCAATCTCGAAAAGGCGACCTCGCAACTCACGCCAGTCACCGAGATGGAGCCGACGGGCGACGGCACGCCTGAGCTTGTTCACACACCGGGCAAAGCTGCCATTGCCGACGTTGCCGAGTTCTTCAAAATCTCCCCTGCGTCCGACATCAAGACCGTCGCCTACATGGGCCAGACGAAGACCGCCGATGGCAAGACCGTCGAGCAGCCGGTCATCGCCTTCCTGCGCGGCGACCACTTCGTCAACGAGACGAAGCTGTGCGCAGTAGCTGGTGTCTCCGAGCTGCGCCCGATGGTCGCCGAAGAGCTCGCGCTCTACTTTGAAGGCCCCGCAGGCTACCTCGGCCCCATCGGCCTCAAAGTCCTGCCCGCAGCGAAGGGCGATCCACGCGCCACGACCGTCATCCTCGACAAAGGCCTCGAAGGCCGCAAGAACATGGTCGCGGGCGCAAACAAACTCGACTATCACTTCCGCAACGTCGCACCGGGCCGCGACTTCACCTGGACCGCAATCGCCGACATCCGCAACGTGAACGAGGGCGAACCGTGCCCCATCAGCGGACAGCCGCTCAAAGTCGCAAAAGCCGTCGAGATCGGCCACATCTTCAAGCTCGGCCGCAAGTACACGCAGTCGATGGGCGCGAGCGTGCTCAACCGTGACGGCAAAGAAGTCACGCCGATTATGGGCAGCTACGGCATCGGCATCGAGCGCATCCTCACGGCCGCGATCGAAAGCTCTGCCGCGGCCAGCGCAGGCGCGTCCTACGCGCTGCATCCGGCCATAGCGCCGTTCCAGGTAGTCGTCACCATCACGAACGTCGGCGACGCCGCCTTGCGCGAGGCGGGCGAAAAAGTTGCCGCTGCGCTTGAATCCGCAGGAGTCGACGTTCTGCTCGATGACCGCGACGAGCGCGCCGGCGTAAAGTTCAAGGACGCCGACCTGGTTGGCATCCCCTATCGAATCAATATCGGACGTGGAGTAGCGGAAGGCAAAGTTGAATTTGTAGATCGCCTCCAGAACCAAACGAGTGACCTTGCACTCGACAATGTAGCCCGGGAGGTTGCCGCCAAGGTAACATCAGCCCTGCACAACCCGGTTGCCGGAATGTAA
- a CDS encoding transglycosylase domain-containing protein, producing MPVKLKYGSARGGAQDTFGYRVLQAFLVFLLGCAVLCVGVFSYYYVHYKHVVDDRLASGHLFASVSQIYAAPKEVRDGQKLTASEIAADLRRANYNANPQMGTFQLNGDSIFIKPGPESYHSTDGATITTTGGVVTSIAAENGAQLSAYELEPQLITSLSEDANRTKRRMVTYDQIPPRLVQAVTSIEDRRFFEHSGVDYHSMIGWAWHDAIGDRRFRGGGSTLTMQLAKDLFVQPNRSSKFEYIKYKMNQILVAFQLEARFSKQQIFEMYANEINLGHRGSYAINGFGEASQTYFGKSLRQLDTAQCAMLAGMIQSPSRLNPYRHPERTTARRNIVLDSMVETGAITESESTIAKAEPLHLAPPNVDAGEAPYFVDLVHDQLVQRIGDQDLAHQNLRIYTSLDPDLQRIAAEAVEEGMKHVDELVRSKHRNRKGEIAGDITYPQVALIAINPHTGQVLALVGGRNYGASQLDHALSQRPTGSIFKPFVYAAAYNTSLNNTNLDGNGPFTALTQINDDQQDFGTADKSYMPGNFVKGEYPGMVTAITALEHSLNIATIALAQQVGYGNVAALARSSGIANARATPSVAIGTYAATPIDMAGAYTVFANNGVHIDPWMLASVRNPNGDIVSDFSPVAKQVLDPRVAYLTQSLMEDVINYGTGSSVRALGFTAPAAGKTGTEHDAWFAGYTSNLLCVIWVGNDDYTDIKLQGADAAAPIWAEFMKRAVQLPQYSDVKPFTPPSGITIDRIDKTTNMLADSSCPDNDITVAFLDGTAPANTCSQMHESPANFIEKIFGFGGHTNTPTQQQQPAQPQQPPSTQNTHAPPAPPTETAPETQQAQPKKKKNFFQKIFGGGNKDKNKDQQDQSEPPQ from the coding sequence TTGCCAGTCAAACTCAAATACGGCAGCGCACGCGGTGGAGCGCAGGACACCTTCGGCTACAGGGTCCTGCAGGCATTTCTGGTCTTCCTTCTGGGATGCGCCGTTCTATGCGTCGGCGTCTTCAGCTACTACTACGTTCATTACAAGCACGTCGTGGACGACCGGCTGGCCTCCGGCCATCTCTTCGCCAGCGTCTCACAGATTTACGCTGCGCCGAAGGAGGTCCGCGACGGCCAGAAGCTGACCGCCTCCGAGATCGCCGCCGACCTGCGCCGCGCCAACTACAACGCCAACCCGCAGATGGGCACCTTCCAGCTCAACGGCGACAGCATCTTCATCAAGCCCGGCCCCGAGAGTTACCACTCCACCGACGGCGCGACCATCACCACCACAGGCGGCGTGGTCACGAGTATCGCGGCAGAAAACGGCGCGCAGTTGTCTGCCTACGAGCTGGAGCCGCAGCTCATCACTTCGCTCTCCGAAGACGCCAACCGCACCAAGCGCCGGATGGTCACGTACGACCAGATTCCGCCGCGCCTGGTGCAGGCCGTGACCTCGATCGAAGACCGCCGCTTTTTCGAGCATAGCGGCGTCGATTACCACAGCATGATTGGCTGGGCATGGCACGACGCCATCGGCGACCGCAGATTCCGCGGCGGCGGATCTACGCTCACGATGCAGCTTGCCAAGGACCTCTTCGTCCAACCCAACCGCTCCAGCAAGTTCGAGTACATCAAATACAAGATGAACCAGATCCTCGTCGCCTTTCAGCTCGAGGCACGGTTCAGCAAGCAGCAGATATTCGAGATGTACGCCAACGAGATCAACCTGGGCCATCGCGGCAGTTACGCCATCAACGGCTTCGGCGAGGCATCCCAGACCTACTTCGGCAAAAGCCTGCGCCAGCTCGACACAGCGCAGTGCGCGATGCTCGCCGGCATGATCCAGAGTCCAAGTCGCCTGAATCCGTATCGCCATCCGGAACGCACAACCGCGCGCCGCAACATCGTGCTCGACTCGATGGTCGAGACCGGAGCCATTACCGAAAGCGAATCCACAATCGCCAAGGCCGAGCCGCTCCATCTCGCTCCGCCCAATGTCGACGCCGGCGAAGCTCCCTACTTCGTCGACCTGGTACACGATCAGCTTGTGCAGCGCATCGGCGACCAGGACCTCGCGCACCAGAACCTGCGCATCTACACCTCGCTCGACCCGGACCTGCAACGCATCGCTGCCGAAGCCGTTGAAGAAGGCATGAAGCACGTCGATGAGCTGGTCCGCAGCAAGCATCGCAACCGCAAGGGCGAGATTGCCGGCGACATCACCTACCCACAGGTTGCGCTCATCGCCATCAACCCGCACACCGGCCAGGTTTTGGCGCTCGTTGGCGGCCGAAACTACGGCGCGTCGCAACTCGACCATGCCCTCTCCCAGCGCCCCACCGGCTCCATCTTCAAGCCGTTCGTCTATGCTGCGGCGTACAACACTTCGCTCAATAACACGAACCTCGACGGTAACGGCCCCTTCACTGCGCTGACACAAATCAACGACGACCAGCAGGACTTCGGCACCGCCGACAAATCATATATGCCAGGGAATTTTGTCAAAGGCGAGTACCCGGGCATGGTCACGGCTATCACAGCGCTTGAGCACTCACTGAACATCGCCACCATCGCGCTGGCCCAGCAGGTCGGTTACGGAAACGTCGCGGCGCTTGCCCGCTCTTCAGGGATCGCCAACGCACGCGCGACTCCGTCCGTCGCCATCGGCACCTACGCGGCCACGCCCATCGACATGGCTGGCGCGTACACCGTCTTCGCCAACAACGGCGTTCACATCGATCCGTGGATGCTCGCCTCCGTGCGCAACCCGAACGGCGATATCGTCTCGGACTTCTCGCCGGTTGCCAAGCAGGTGCTCGATCCTCGCGTAGCCTATCTCACGCAGTCGCTCATGGAAGACGTGATCAACTACGGCACGGGATCCAGCGTGCGCGCGCTCGGCTTCACCGCGCCCGCAGCGGGCAAGACCGGCACGGAGCACGATGCATGGTTCGCCGGCTACACCTCGAACCTGCTCTGCGTCATCTGGGTCGGTAACGACGACTACACCGACATCAAGCTCCAGGGAGCAGATGCGGCCGCGCCGATCTGGGCCGAGTTCATGAAGCGCGCCGTTCAGCTTCCGCAGTACTCCGACGTGAAGCCGTTCACGCCTCCCAGCGGCATCACCATCGACAGGATCGACAAGACCACCAACATGCTGGCCGACTCGTCCTGCCCGGACAACGACATCACCGTTGCCTTCCTCGATGGCACCGCTCCAGCCAACACCTGCAGCCAGATGCACGAGAGTCCGGCGAACTTCATCGAAAAGATATTCGGGTTCGGCGGCCACACGAACACCCCAACGCAGCAACAACAGCCTGCCCAGCCGCAACAACCGCCATCAACTCAGAACACGCACGCACCACCAGCCCCACCCACAGAGACTGCTCCTGAAACCCAGCAGGCACAGCCCAAGAAGAAGAAAAACTTCTTCCAGAAGATATTCGGTGGCGGCAACAAAGATAAAAACAAAGATCAGCAAGATCAATCCGAACCGCCTCAGTAG
- a CDS encoding Lhr family helicase, translated as MPRVTSKSNASRETAKAGSSGVAETDTLALFHPITARWFRKALGKPTAPQVEGWPAIARGESTLILAPTGTGKTLTAFLWCIDRLMMRPENTTASGCRVIYVSPLKALAVDVERNLQMPLHGIAEMAKQEGIEVQMPEISVRTGDTSQRERARFKRHPADILITTPESLYLLLTSDAAESLRSVETVIIDEIHALVPSKRGAHLMLSVERLESLTGRRLQRIGLSATQRPLEEVARFLGGAESSEPMGEIVAEVAPTSNEDRAEQLIEKAVFDGSTADRALQYRSVTVVNAGARKALELRVEVSVEDMARLGARTDGPSRDDQEKKQTSIWQSIYPRVLELLRERRSTLIFVNARRTAERLAGALNELAGEPLARAHHGSLAASQRAEIETLLKAGEIRALVATSSLELGIDMGAIDLVVQIEAPPSVAAGMQRIGRAGHRVGVPSSGVIFPKYRGDLVACAAVTRAMHEGHVESTRFLRNPLDVLAQQIVAIVAHPPIVSASARRYGEDDGPGIGYEELFALVRRCAPFSSLSSTAFDGVLDMLSGRYPSDEFAELRPRITWDRINNWLTPRSGVKRVAILNAGTIPDRGLYGVFLAGEHAKPVRVGELDEEMVFESKPGEVFTLGASSWRIEEITQDRVLVSPAPGEAGKMPFWHGDRAGRPLEFGRRIGALVRELREAPHSVGMARLTTEHDLAPDAAENVLRYLTDQQLATTIVPDDRSIVVERVRDELGFWRVCVLTPFGSRVHAPWAVAAAAKVSASGGPDVETMWSEDGFVLRFPETDEPPSVAPLLLEPAEAASLVIHQLGATALFAAKFRESAARALLLPRRRADGRTPLWQQRKRAYDLLSVASRYSSFPILLEAYRECLRDVFDMPALAEILRGIESSELLVHTVDTTRPSPFASAVLFSYVANYIYDGDAPLAERRAQALTIDQNQLRELMGEADLRELLDPNAMDETEKQLQCLAEGYRARDMDAVHDMLLRLGDLSREELRTRCATEEIANSAAWLLRIRRAIEIEVADEKRLIAVEDAARYRDALGLELPKGLPAVLLAPVTDAMLDLMRRFARTHGPFTAHEAARRFGVSVERVEPVLERLVQSGRVAEGGFRPEGSHREWCDVEVLRTIRRKSLARLRKEIEPVEERTLARLITRWQGVVQPRRGLDALLDTIETLQGAALPASILETEILPARISNYKPADLDILIAAGEVVWCGIESLGEHDGRIALYLAEKLPALWAPVKREGAASEREQQIVDYLREHGASFFAELHEGIGGGYPGETVAALWSLVWKGLVTNDGMAALRAYCERPASSKPARRVHQQTGFHSRRTTPPAAQGRWALQRAAFADERPTPERMTEWSHAMAQQLLARYGVVFRETAHAENLPGGFSAVYDVMKAMEESGKLRRGYFVAELGATQFAVPAAVDLLRSLRAQSDPARVEIVQLAAADPANPYGALLRWPEEGMALTRSVGARVILCDGDLVVYMRRDNPNVQMFLPEDEPQRSHVAERLAKFLVEQVQAQGEEDLRAGMLIATINGGPVAEHWIARYLLEAGFSAGARGFNVRKQRAAGATQQRSY; from the coding sequence ATGCCGCGAGTTACTTCCAAATCGAACGCTTCGAGGGAAACAGCGAAGGCTGGTTCGAGTGGCGTTGCAGAGACGGATACGCTCGCCTTGTTTCATCCCATTACCGCGCGATGGTTTCGCAAGGCGCTCGGCAAACCGACGGCCCCGCAGGTCGAAGGGTGGCCTGCGATTGCGCGCGGTGAGTCCACCCTGATTCTTGCGCCTACGGGCACGGGCAAGACGCTGACGGCCTTTCTCTGGTGCATCGACAGGCTGATGATGCGGCCGGAAAACACAACTGCTTCTGGTTGCCGTGTCATTTATGTCTCGCCACTTAAGGCGCTTGCGGTAGATGTTGAACGAAATCTGCAGATGCCTCTGCATGGCATCGCGGAGATGGCGAAGCAAGAGGGCATCGAGGTGCAGATGCCTGAGATCAGCGTGCGCACTGGCGATACGTCGCAGCGAGAGCGTGCGCGATTCAAACGGCATCCGGCTGACATTCTGATTACAACTCCGGAGAGTTTGTATCTGCTGCTCACCTCGGATGCGGCGGAGTCGCTGCGATCAGTTGAGACCGTGATCATTGATGAGATCCATGCGCTGGTGCCAAGCAAACGTGGCGCGCATCTGATGCTGTCTGTGGAACGGCTGGAGTCTTTGACAGGGCGGCGTTTGCAGAGGATTGGACTGTCTGCCACACAGAGACCACTTGAAGAGGTAGCTCGTTTTTTAGGTGGGGCTGAGTCGTCGGAACCGATGGGCGAGATTGTCGCTGAGGTAGCTCCAACAAGCAATGAAGATCGTGCAGAGCAGCTGATCGAGAAGGCCGTGTTCGATGGTTCAACAGCGGATCGGGCGCTGCAGTATCGGTCCGTCACGGTGGTGAATGCAGGGGCGCGCAAAGCCCTTGAGCTGCGAGTCGAGGTCTCTGTTGAAGACATGGCGCGGCTTGGCGCAAGGACAGACGGCCCCTCTCGCGACGATCAGGAGAAAAAGCAGACTTCGATCTGGCAGTCGATCTATCCGCGCGTGCTGGAGCTTCTGCGTGAGCGGCGCTCGACGCTGATCTTCGTCAATGCACGTCGCACTGCGGAGCGGCTTGCTGGCGCGCTGAATGAGCTTGCAGGAGAGCCGCTGGCACGCGCGCACCACGGCTCGCTTGCGGCGTCGCAGCGGGCGGAGATTGAAACGCTGCTGAAGGCCGGCGAGATTCGGGCTCTGGTTGCTACATCTTCGCTTGAGCTTGGAATCGATATGGGCGCGATCGATCTTGTGGTGCAGATTGAAGCGCCGCCTTCGGTTGCTGCTGGAATGCAGCGGATTGGAAGAGCGGGGCATCGTGTGGGTGTGCCTTCGAGTGGCGTTATTTTCCCGAAGTATCGCGGCGATCTGGTTGCGTGTGCCGCTGTAACGCGCGCCATGCATGAAGGACACGTTGAGTCTACCCGCTTTCTTCGCAATCCATTGGACGTTCTGGCACAGCAGATTGTGGCAATTGTGGCCCATCCTCCGATCGTCAGTGCAAGTGCGAGGCGATATGGCGAGGATGACGGTCCTGGCATTGGCTATGAAGAGTTGTTTGCGCTGGTGCGACGCTGTGCTCCATTTTCTTCTTTGAGCAGCACTGCGTTTGACGGCGTGCTCGATATGCTTTCGGGGCGCTATCCGTCGGATGAATTTGCGGAGTTGCGGCCGCGTATTACGTGGGACCGGATTAACAACTGGCTGACGCCGCGCAGTGGAGTGAAGCGCGTTGCGATTTTGAATGCAGGCACGATTCCAGATCGCGGATTGTACGGCGTATTTCTGGCTGGAGAGCACGCGAAGCCGGTGCGCGTGGGTGAGCTGGATGAAGAGATGGTCTTCGAGAGCAAGCCGGGCGAGGTGTTCACGCTTGGTGCTTCGTCGTGGCGCATTGAAGAGATTACGCAGGACCGCGTGCTGGTTTCACCTGCTCCTGGCGAAGCGGGGAAGATGCCCTTCTGGCATGGAGACCGCGCGGGACGGCCGCTGGAGTTTGGGAGGAGGATTGGCGCGCTCGTGCGTGAGTTGCGCGAGGCTCCGCACAGCGTTGGCATGGCGCGGTTGACTACGGAACACGATCTTGCACCGGATGCGGCGGAGAATGTGCTGCGCTATCTGACCGACCAGCAGCTTGCTACGACGATCGTTCCGGATGACCGTAGCATTGTGGTCGAGCGTGTGCGTGACGAACTGGGCTTCTGGCGGGTCTGTGTGCTCACGCCGTTTGGCAGCAGAGTTCACGCACCCTGGGCTGTTGCAGCAGCGGCAAAGGTCAGCGCTAGTGGTGGTCCCGATGTAGAGACGATGTGGAGCGAAGATGGCTTCGTGCTTCGTTTTCCTGAGACGGATGAGCCGCCTTCCGTCGCCCCATTGCTTTTAGAGCCTGCTGAAGCGGCCAGTCTCGTGATTCATCAGCTGGGCGCGACGGCTTTGTTTGCGGCAAAGTTTCGAGAGAGCGCGGCACGGGCTTTGTTGTTGCCCAGGCGGCGCGCGGATGGAAGAACGCCGCTATGGCAGCAGCGTAAACGGGCGTATGACCTGTTGAGCGTGGCGAGCAGGTACTCATCATTTCCGATTTTGCTGGAGGCTTATCGTGAGTGCCTGCGCGACGTATTCGATATGCCTGCGCTTGCGGAGATTTTGCGCGGTATTGAAAGCAGCGAGTTGCTTGTTCACACGGTGGATACGACGAGGCCAAGCCCGTTCGCCTCTGCTGTGCTGTTCAGCTATGTTGCCAACTACATCTATGACGGTGATGCTCCGCTGGCTGAGCGGCGCGCGCAGGCGTTGACGATCGATCAGAACCAGTTGCGTGAGTTGATGGGCGAAGCCGATCTGCGCGAACTGCTCGACCCGAACGCGATGGATGAAACGGAGAAGCAGTTGCAGTGTCTCGCTGAGGGATATCGTGCGCGCGACATGGATGCTGTGCACGATATGCTGCTTCGGCTGGGAGACCTTTCGCGGGAAGAGCTTCGCACACGATGCGCGACCGAGGAGATTGCAAACAGTGCTGCCTGGCTGTTGCGTATCCGGCGCGCAATAGAGATCGAGGTTGCTGATGAGAAGCGGCTGATTGCAGTCGAAGACGCGGCGCGATATCGAGATGCGCTTGGACTGGAGCTTCCGAAAGGGCTTCCTGCTGTATTGCTGGCCCCTGTGACGGACGCGATGCTGGACCTGATGCGGCGATTTGCGCGGACGCATGGACCTTTCACAGCACACGAAGCGGCTCGGCGTTTTGGTGTCTCTGTCGAGCGCGTTGAACCGGTGCTGGAGCGTCTTGTCCAGTCGGGGCGCGTCGCAGAAGGTGGATTCAGACCGGAAGGTTCGCATCGTGAGTGGTGTGACGTCGAGGTTTTGCGAACGATACGGCGCAAGTCACTGGCGCGGTTGCGCAAGGAGATTGAGCCGGTTGAAGAGCGAACGCTGGCGCGGTTGATTACACGCTGGCAGGGCGTTGTGCAGCCTCGTCGTGGACTGGACGCGTTGCTCGATACGATCGAGACTCTTCAAGGCGCGGCGTTGCCCGCTTCGATACTTGAGACGGAGATTCTTCCTGCGCGCATCTCGAATTACAAACCTGCCGATCTCGACATACTGATCGCCGCAGGTGAGGTGGTGTGGTGCGGGATCGAATCGCTAGGCGAACATGATGGGCGGATTGCTCTTTATCTTGCCGAGAAGTTGCCGGCGCTGTGGGCGCCAGTAAAGAGAGAAGGCGCAGCCAGCGAACGCGAGCAGCAGATCGTTGATTATCTGCGTGAGCATGGCGCGTCGTTCTTCGCGGAACTGCATGAAGGCATCGGCGGAGGTTATCCCGGAGAGACGGTAGCTGCGCTTTGGAGCCTGGTGTGGAAGGGCCTGGTCACAAACGATGGCATGGCTGCGCTGCGCGCCTATTGTGAGCGGCCTGCGTCGAGCAAGCCTGCTCGGCGCGTGCATCAGCAGACGGGATTTCATTCGCGCCGGACGACTCCGCCTGCCGCTCAAGGGCGGTGGGCGCTGCAGCGGGCTGCGTTTGCTGATGAGCGTCCTACACCCGAACGCATGACCGAGTGGAGCCATGCGATGGCGCAGCAGTTGCTTGCGCGCTATGGCGTTGTGTTCCGCGAGACGGCGCATGCGGAGAACCTGCCCGGCGGTTTCTCTGCTGTCTACGATGTGATGAAGGCGATGGAGGAGAGCGGGAAGTTGCGCCGCGGATATTTTGTGGCGGAGCTGGGGGCCACGCAGTTCGCTGTGCCCGCTGCGGTCGATCTGCTGCGCTCTCTGCGCGCGCAGAGTGATCCGGCGCGGGTGGAGATAGTGCAACTTGCGGCGGCTGATCCGGCGAACCCATACGGCGCTTTGCTGCGCTGGCCCGAAGAGGGGATGGCGCTCACAAGAAGCGTGGGTGCGCGCGTCATCCTGTGCGATGGCGATCTTGTGGTATACATGCGTCGCGATAATCCGAATGTGCAGATGTTTCTGCCGGAGGACGAGCCGCAGCGGTCACATGTTGCCGAACGTCTTGCGAAGTTTCTGGTTGAGCAGGTGCAGGCGCAAGGTGAAGAAGACCTGCGGGCCGGGATGCTGATCGCCACCATCAATGGGGGGCCAGTAGCGGAGCACTGGATTGCCCGGTATTTACTGGAGGCGGGATTTTCCGCGGGAGCGCGAGGGTTCAACGTGCGAAAGCAGCGTGCGGCTGGAGCGACGCAGCAGCGTTCCTACTGA
- a CDS encoding CheR family methyltransferase, which translates to MACTEMDYAYLRELVRAQSANTIDPSRNALFDTRLTPIVRMAGARNLKDFVDRLKMDRQAHLHRAVAEAMTINETSFFRDLKPFEMLRDVILPRLIERREGQRRLRIWSAASSTGQEAYSLGMMLAEHFPIVCGWDVKIIGTDISRHVVEYAQRGRYRRLEVNRGLPARLLMKYMARDGEEWIVNERIRQMCEFQRANLCAPLPKMPQFDLVLLRNVLLYFTQQDRSILFREVHRKMASDGCLVLGNAEQAEDSTSLFEVEFLKNSYCYRPVMAV; encoded by the coding sequence ATGGCTTGTACTGAGATGGACTATGCCTATCTGCGCGAGCTTGTGCGCGCGCAGTCGGCCAACACGATTGACCCTTCACGGAACGCATTGTTCGACACACGGTTGACTCCGATTGTTCGCATGGCGGGGGCGCGCAATCTTAAAGATTTTGTCGACAGGCTCAAGATGGATCGCCAGGCGCATCTTCATCGCGCAGTTGCAGAGGCAATGACGATCAACGAAACGAGCTTCTTTCGCGATTTGAAGCCGTTCGAGATGTTGCGCGATGTCATTCTTCCTCGCCTGATCGAACGACGGGAAGGGCAGCGGAGGCTTCGCATCTGGAGCGCTGCCAGCTCTACCGGGCAGGAGGCGTACAGCCTCGGCATGATGCTTGCGGAGCATTTTCCTATCGTGTGTGGCTGGGACGTGAAGATTATTGGAACAGACATCTCGCGTCACGTGGTTGAATATGCGCAGCGCGGAAGATACAGAAGATTGGAAGTCAATCGCGGCTTGCCTGCGCGCCTTTTGATGAAGTACATGGCTCGCGATGGCGAGGAATGGATCGTGAATGAGCGAATCCGGCAGATGTGCGAGTTTCAGCGAGCCAATCTCTGTGCTCCGCTGCCGAAGATGCCGCAGTTCGATCTGGTACTGCTGCGCAATGTGCTGCTTTATTTCACCCAGCAGGACAGAAGCATCCTCTTTCGTGAGGTGCATCGCAAGATGGCATCCGATGGCTGCCTGGTGCTGGGCAATGCGGAGCAGGCTGAGGATTCTACGAGCCTGTTCGAGGTGGAGTTCCTCAAAAACAGCTATTGTTACCGGCCTGTGATGGCTGTTTGA
- the cheB gene encoding chemotaxis-specific protein-glutamate methyltransferase CheB yields MRTMTGRPLRVFAADDSAVMRGIMHKLFQAHDADGSAELPRMELCGVARDGIECLEEVKRLAPDVLVLDLEMPRLNGLEVLDRLRLQQPSLPVIMCSAHTEHGARSTLEALARGAADYVMKPGGQRDVNAALASLAQQLLPKIAALAKPAGCVTSARAVTTAHGRATPTQSNGPVELVVIGLSTGGPTALEQMLPKLPANFPAPILIVQHMPKLFTGALAERLNRSCALRVQEGYEGAVVRPGVIWIAPGDAHMEIAPQKAMLSGEPVGARVRLHRQAPLNHCMPAVDYLFFSAARMYGAGALALVMTGMGSDGLDGARAVYERGGTVLTQDEATSAVWGMPGRVAEAGIAAATLPVAAIADALQQRVNAGRAARPAAAQHAAAMTARREVVHGLY; encoded by the coding sequence ATGAGAACTATGACTGGAAGACCGCTGCGCGTGTTTGCGGCGGATGACTCCGCTGTCATGCGGGGCATCATGCACAAGCTATTTCAAGCGCACGATGCTGACGGATCGGCCGAATTGCCGCGCATGGAGTTGTGTGGCGTGGCACGGGATGGCATTGAATGTCTGGAAGAGGTGAAGCGCCTGGCGCCAGATGTTCTTGTGCTCGATCTCGAGATGCCTCGGCTGAATGGGCTGGAGGTGCTGGATCGGTTGCGGCTGCAACAGCCCAGTTTGCCGGTGATTATGTGCAGCGCACACACCGAGCATGGCGCACGATCTACTCTGGAGGCCCTTGCGCGAGGAGCAGCGGACTATGTGATGAAGCCTGGGGGGCAACGCGACGTCAACGCCGCCTTAGCTTCGCTTGCACAGCAATTGCTTCCGAAGATCGCTGCATTGGCGAAGCCGGCGGGCTGTGTCACGTCTGCACGTGCCGTCACAACCGCGCATGGGCGAGCAACACCAACGCAGAGCAATGGTCCGGTTGAACTTGTCGTGATCGGGCTTTCGACTGGCGGCCCAACAGCGCTTGAGCAGATGTTGCCGAAGCTGCCTGCTAATTTTCCTGCTCCGATTCTCATCGTTCAGCACATGCCGAAGTTGTTCACAGGTGCGCTGGCGGAACGGCTGAATCGGTCTTGCGCGTTGCGTGTGCAGGAAGGCTACGAAGGAGCAGTGGTGCGTCCTGGCGTTATTTGGATCGCCCCCGGAGACGCTCACATGGAGATTGCTCCGCAGAAGGCGATGCTGAGTGGGGAGCCGGTCGGCGCGCGGGTGCGGTTGCATCGTCAAGCTCCGCTGAACCATTGCATGCCTGCGGTGGACTATTTGTTTTTCTCTGCAGCCAGGATGTATGGCGCAGGTGCGCTTGCATTGGTCATGACTGGGATGGGATCGGATGGACTGGACGGCGCGCGGGCGGTGTATGAACGCGGCGGCACCGTGCTGACGCAGGATGAGGCGACATCGGCTGTATGGGGAATGCCAGGAAGAGTGGCAGAGGCGGGAATTGCCGCGGCCACTTTGCCGGTCGCGGCGATAGCGGATGCGTTGCAACAGAGGGTCAATGCGGGGCGGGCGGCAAGACCCGCTGCCGCGCAGCATGCGGCTGCGATGACGGCGCGGCGGGAGGTAGTGCATGGCTTGTACTGA